From a region of the Gordonia sp. PP30 genome:
- a CDS encoding acyltransferase: MDSSADTRPEAPAATPQDKPRKKDKHLYQIDFVRLVTFAGVVLDHVILAIAPYTELIAQGVGLLLRYTRYCFFALTGFVLTYQYRHRELHAPTFWRRRFKLIGLPFVTWSLFYWVYNRWRRGGWGDVWAAFDGPHAALTAGKSIAYDLITGHAAYHLYFLSVSMQIYVVFPAVLWVLRRTNGYHRYLLAVSGIFHLWLLYHMVRPALDIFTHGPLGLLWRYLGITLLPYQFFVLAGCLAAFHFEAFSAFMKRWRWPLSVIALITIAATLAYYADQVMGLGGKLTAEDVFRATNVFMVHNAFAFIGIIVLLWTGGVIWQTRRRPGSTADSLMAKAADRSFAIYLAHVVAIFAVTPQFLSAKVGIGWMIVPMYLVVCALTLFLVEVLRLSPISLITTGRNRLDWRKQNPGKQLVVACASIIIGVVIQQTLGYGIGTYLAGTGILLLIGASAVLYKQRTSGMVDAA, encoded by the coding sequence ATGGATTCGTCTGCTGACACGCGGCCCGAGGCACCGGCCGCGACCCCGCAGGACAAGCCGCGCAAGAAGGACAAACACCTCTATCAGATCGACTTCGTCCGGCTGGTCACCTTCGCCGGCGTCGTTCTCGATCACGTCATTCTCGCGATCGCGCCCTACACCGAGCTCATCGCCCAGGGCGTCGGCCTGCTGCTGCGCTACACGCGCTACTGCTTCTTCGCCCTCACCGGCTTCGTCCTGACCTACCAGTACCGGCACCGTGAGCTGCACGCGCCGACGTTCTGGCGGCGGCGGTTCAAGCTGATCGGGCTCCCCTTCGTCACGTGGTCGCTCTTCTACTGGGTGTACAACCGCTGGCGCCGCGGCGGCTGGGGCGACGTGTGGGCCGCGTTCGACGGCCCGCACGCGGCGCTTACCGCGGGCAAGTCGATCGCCTACGACCTGATCACTGGGCACGCCGCCTACCACCTGTACTTCCTGTCGGTGAGCATGCAGATCTACGTGGTCTTCCCGGCCGTGCTCTGGGTGCTCCGCCGCACCAACGGCTACCACCGCTATCTGCTCGCCGTCTCGGGCATCTTCCACCTCTGGCTGCTGTACCACATGGTCCGGCCGGCGCTGGACATCTTCACCCACGGCCCCCTGGGCCTGCTGTGGCGTTACCTCGGCATCACCTTGCTGCCGTACCAGTTCTTCGTCCTGGCCGGCTGTCTCGCGGCCTTCCACTTCGAGGCGTTCAGCGCCTTCATGAAGCGCTGGCGCTGGCCGCTCTCGGTGATCGCGCTGATCACCATCGCCGCGACCCTGGCCTACTACGCCGATCAGGTGATGGGCCTCGGCGGGAAGCTGACCGCCGAGGACGTCTTCCGCGCCACCAACGTGTTCATGGTGCACAACGCCTTCGCCTTCATCGGCATCATCGTGCTCCTGTGGACCGGCGGCGTGATCTGGCAGACGCGCCGTCGTCCCGGTTCCACCGCCGACAGCCTGATGGCCAAGGCCGCCGACCGTTCGTTCGCGATCTACCTGGCCCACGTGGTGGCGATCTTCGCGGTCACCCCGCAGTTCCTGAGCGCCAAGGTGGGGATCGGCTGGATGATCGTGCCGATGTACCTGGTGGTCTGTGCCCTGACGCTCTTCCTCGTCGAGGTGCTGCGTCTGAGCCCGATCAGCCTCATCACCACCGGCCGCAACCGGCTCGACTGGCGCAAGCAGAATCCGGGCAAGCAGCTGGTCGTGGCCTGCGCGTCGATCATCATCGGCGTCGTGATTCAGCAGACCCTCGGTTACGGCATCGGCACCTACCTCGCCGGGACCGGCATCCTGCTGCTGATCGGCGCTTCCGCGGTGCTCTACAAGCAGCGCACCTCGGGCATGGTCGACGCCGCCTGA
- a CDS encoding SGNH/GDSL hydrolase family protein: MRAIPSGRLAAALIAALAVVAVVIAGVMLAESNSGSAEAGPVVPKAKHVKAKYVALGSSFAAGPGEGHPVGRCGQTSDNYPRQVARALNMKLVDATCSGAVTEDILRPSPKHHDRAPQIDAVTPDTSLVTVTVGGNDVGYIGRIANMVCANLAVGLYLPPLGKYCNSINWPSAFPMPDRYQSVERSLIDVVRAVHTRAPEARVVLVDYLPVVSVNEGWCDRLPMEPWQVAETADVGTRLADATARAAQASGAQVVRTEADGAKHTICSADPWVRGYGQPMPFHPNAAGKRAMADEVIRALR, translated from the coding sequence ATGCGTGCAATCCCCTCGGGCCGCCTGGCGGCCGCCCTGATCGCTGCTCTGGCAGTGGTCGCGGTGGTGATCGCCGGGGTGATGCTGGCCGAATCCAATTCCGGGTCCGCCGAGGCCGGTCCGGTGGTGCCGAAGGCCAAGCACGTCAAGGCCAAGTACGTCGCGCTCGGCAGTTCGTTCGCCGCCGGCCCCGGTGAAGGGCACCCGGTCGGGCGCTGCGGGCAGACCTCCGACAACTACCCGCGGCAGGTGGCGCGCGCACTGAACATGAAGCTGGTCGACGCGACCTGCTCGGGCGCGGTGACCGAGGACATTCTTCGGCCGTCGCCCAAACATCACGATCGGGCCCCGCAGATCGACGCGGTGACCCCGGACACCTCGCTGGTGACGGTCACCGTCGGCGGGAACGACGTCGGCTACATCGGGCGGATCGCGAACATGGTGTGCGCCAACCTCGCGGTCGGCCTGTACCTCCCGCCGCTCGGCAAGTACTGCAACTCGATCAACTGGCCGTCGGCCTTCCCGATGCCCGACCGGTACCAGTCGGTGGAGCGGTCGCTGATCGATGTGGTGCGCGCGGTTCACACCCGCGCCCCCGAGGCCCGCGTGGTGCTGGTCGACTACCTGCCGGTGGTCTCGGTGAACGAGGGCTGGTGCGACCGGCTGCCGATGGAGCCGTGGCAGGTGGCCGAGACCGCTGACGTCGGCACCCGGCTGGCCGACGCGACCGCCCGGGCCGCGCAGGCCTCCGGCGCCCAGGTGGTCCGCACCGAGGCCGACGGGGCCAAGCACACGATCTGCTCCGCGGACCCGTGGGTCCGCGGCTACGGCCAGCCCATGCCGTTCCACCCGAACGCCGCGGGCAAGCGGGCGATGGCCGACGAAGTGATCCGCGCCCTGCGCTGA
- the purS gene encoding phosphoribosylformylglycinamidine synthase subunit PurS codes for MARVVVDVMPKAEILDPQGQAIVGALGRLGFAGVADVRQGKRFELEVDDTVDDAALERIAEELLTNTVIENFAVHRVAD; via the coding sequence ATGGCGCGTGTAGTTGTCGATGTGATGCCCAAGGCCGAGATCCTGGACCCGCAGGGGCAGGCGATCGTCGGAGCGCTCGGGCGCCTCGGCTTCGCCGGGGTCGCCGATGTCCGGCAGGGCAAGCGGTTCGAGCTGGAGGTCGACGACACCGTCGACGACGCCGCTCTGGAGCGCATCGCCGAGGAACTGCTCACCAACACGGTGATCGAGAACTTCGCCGTTCACCGCGTGGCGGACTGA
- a CDS encoding PQQ-like beta-propeller repeat protein, which yields MSRAELNRGRFGGMAALGVVGAFALVAAAGVVMSGSPPPGYTGGDGVLRAYPHAPAASWTIDDSGMPGYGGTGQVAVAGTAGDDWLISYPSDLGRSFLLVDATTGKPRWPGPVNAGLGDCAVNDAQQVGCAVRLGGVPDGFYLVDDDGHPQRTGPLDGTATVTAVGDDFLRVDQLGYRASLRTADGTLRWRRDFSGTPKPRMADGLLVVDTTDGRSAVLDATTGAVELDCADCSFDVYPRGVLAEVTAPGHESVSVYPRDENGPARTPVRTAQGMRVVPGPSTLPVLTGAGSSQVLASSGYYEVIDPHTGTGWHIADPELSKTTQPCGPLVAMRKKDHSRVFYTLADGDALGVVPPPDYLDPSRNLDYLSCVGADHATAVFAAPDALTAYDAATGRVAWQRDINGQASVVDGYLVLVEGTEITKLAPN from the coding sequence ATGTCACGCGCGGAACTCAACCGGGGCCGGTTCGGCGGGATGGCGGCGCTCGGCGTCGTCGGCGCGTTCGCGCTGGTGGCCGCCGCCGGGGTGGTCATGTCCGGTTCCCCGCCCCCCGGATACACCGGTGGCGACGGCGTGCTCCGCGCTTACCCGCACGCCCCGGCCGCGTCGTGGACCATCGACGACTCCGGGATGCCCGGGTACGGCGGCACCGGCCAGGTCGCCGTCGCCGGAACCGCCGGGGACGACTGGCTGATCTCCTATCCGTCCGATCTCGGCCGGTCGTTCCTGCTGGTCGACGCCACCACCGGGAAGCCGCGCTGGCCCGGCCCGGTGAACGCCGGTCTCGGCGACTGCGCCGTCAACGACGCGCAGCAGGTCGGCTGCGCCGTCCGCCTCGGCGGGGTTCCCGACGGCTTCTATCTGGTCGACGACGACGGCCACCCGCAGCGGACCGGCCCCCTCGACGGGACCGCGACGGTCACCGCCGTCGGCGACGACTTCCTCCGCGTCGACCAGCTCGGCTACCGCGCGAGCCTGCGCACCGCCGACGGCACCCTTCGCTGGCGCCGCGACTTCAGCGGCACGCCCAAGCCGCGGATGGCCGACGGTCTGCTGGTGGTGGACACCACCGACGGCCGGTCGGCGGTGCTCGACGCCACGACCGGCGCCGTCGAACTCGACTGCGCCGACTGCTCGTTCGACGTCTACCCGCGGGGCGTGCTCGCCGAGGTCACCGCGCCCGGCCACGAATCGGTGTCGGTGTACCCGCGCGACGAGAACGGGCCGGCCCGCACGCCGGTGCGCACGGCGCAGGGCATGCGGGTGGTGCCCGGACCGTCGACGCTGCCGGTACTCACTGGGGCCGGATCGAGTCAGGTACTCGCCTCGTCGGGCTACTACGAGGTGATCGACCCGCACACCGGCACGGGCTGGCACATCGCCGACCCGGAGCTGTCCAAGACCACCCAGCCGTGCGGACCGCTGGTCGCCATGCGCAAGAAGGACCACTCGCGGGTCTTCTACACGCTCGCCGACGGCGACGCCCTGGGCGTCGTGCCGCCGCCGGACTACCTGGACCCGTCCCGCAACCTCGACTACCTGTCGTGCGTGGGCGCCGACCACGCCACCGCGGTGTTCGCCGCCCCGGACGCCCTCACCGCGTACGACGCCGCCACCGGCCGGGTCGCCTGGCAGCGCGACATCAACGGCCAGGCGAGCGTGGTCGACGGCTACCTGGTGCTGGTCGAGGGCACCGAGATCACCAAGCTCGCCCCGAACTGA
- the purQ gene encoding phosphoribosylformylglycinamidine synthase subunit PurQ has product MSARIGVITFPGTLDDVDAARAAKLAGAEAVSLWHGDADLKGVDAVVVPGGFSYGDYLRCGAIAKFAPVMGEVIAAAQRGLPVLGICNGFQILCEAGLLPGALTRNEGLHFICRDQWLRVENNQTAWTTRYDEGAEILIPLKSGEGRYVASERKLEELKGEGRIVFTYAGDNPNGSQLDIAGVASENGRVVGLMPHPEHSVEALTGPSDDGLGLFYSAIDSVLAAV; this is encoded by the coding sequence ATGAGCGCGCGTATCGGAGTCATCACCTTCCCGGGCACGCTCGACGACGTCGACGCGGCTCGCGCCGCGAAGCTGGCCGGTGCCGAAGCGGTCAGCCTCTGGCACGGCGACGCCGACCTGAAGGGCGTCGACGCCGTGGTCGTCCCCGGCGGCTTCTCCTACGGCGACTACCTGCGCTGCGGCGCGATCGCCAAGTTCGCCCCGGTGATGGGCGAGGTGATCGCGGCGGCGCAGCGCGGCCTGCCGGTACTCGGCATCTGCAACGGCTTCCAGATCCTCTGCGAGGCCGGGCTGCTCCCGGGCGCGCTGACCCGCAACGAGGGCCTGCACTTCATCTGCCGCGACCAGTGGCTGCGCGTGGAGAACAACCAGACCGCGTGGACCACCCGCTACGACGAGGGCGCGGAGATCCTGATCCCGCTCAAGTCGGGGGAGGGCCGTTACGTCGCCTCCGAGCGCAAGCTCGAAGAACTCAAAGGCGAGGGTCGCATCGTCTTCACCTACGCCGGGGACAATCCGAACGGCAGCCAGCTCGACATCGCGGGCGTGGCCAGCGAGAACGGCCGCGTGGTGGGTCTCATGCCGCACCCGGAGCACTCCGTCGAGGCGCTGACCGGCCCCAGCGACGACGGCCTCGGCCTGTTCTACTCGGCCATCGATTCGGTGCTCGCCGCGGTCTGA
- a CDS encoding alpha/beta hydrolase family protein, producing the protein MRAATRTALAIAAAAMLAAPGVASADPQPAPSPAAPAPSVPPQDSAASSHIVAVSPAGPQQETIVVYSAAMDRNIPLTVLRPRDVSKPAPILYLLNGAGGGEDDATWQVKTDYVKFFADKHVNVVTPIGGAFSYYTDWVKDDPVLGRNKWQTFLTKELPPLLDKQLGSTGTNAIAGISMAGTSVLNLAIAAPKLYRAAASYSGCGRTSDGLGQAYIRTVVEDRGRGDVTNMWGPLDGPGWKANDPYLNAAKLRGTKVYLASGTGLPGEFDTLGARLINGDAAVLADQLVTGGAIEASVHSCTVQMADALARAKVDDTVILRPTGTHSWQYWEQDLYTTWPSIERDLNRR; encoded by the coding sequence ATGCGCGCGGCAACCCGAACGGCGTTGGCGATAGCGGCGGCGGCGATGCTCGCGGCCCCGGGTGTCGCGTCGGCGGATCCGCAGCCCGCGCCGTCCCCGGCCGCCCCGGCTCCGAGCGTCCCGCCGCAGGATTCCGCGGCGTCGTCGCACATCGTCGCGGTGAGCCCGGCCGGCCCGCAGCAGGAGACGATCGTCGTCTACTCGGCGGCGATGGACCGGAACATCCCGCTGACCGTCCTGCGACCGCGCGACGTATCGAAGCCGGCGCCGATCCTGTATCTGCTGAACGGTGCCGGCGGCGGCGAGGACGACGCGACCTGGCAGGTCAAGACCGACTACGTCAAATTCTTCGCCGACAAGCACGTCAACGTGGTGACCCCGATCGGCGGCGCGTTCAGCTACTACACCGACTGGGTCAAGGACGATCCGGTGCTCGGCCGTAACAAGTGGCAGACCTTCCTGACCAAGGAGTTGCCGCCGCTGCTCGACAAGCAGCTGGGCAGCACCGGGACCAACGCGATCGCCGGCATCTCGATGGCGGGCACCTCGGTGCTGAACCTCGCGATCGCCGCGCCGAAGCTGTACCGCGCGGCGGCGTCGTACAGCGGCTGCGGCCGGACCAGCGACGGGCTGGGGCAGGCGTACATCAGGACGGTCGTCGAGGATCGCGGGCGCGGCGACGTCACCAACATGTGGGGCCCGCTCGACGGCCCCGGCTGGAAGGCCAACGACCCGTACCTGAACGCGGCGAAGCTCCGCGGCACCAAGGTGTATCTGGCCAGCGGAACCGGTCTGCCCGGCGAGTTCGACACCCTCGGTGCGCGGCTCATCAACGGCGACGCGGCGGTGCTGGCCGATCAGCTCGTGACCGGCGGCGCCATCGAGGCGAGCGTGCACAGCTGCACGGTGCAGATGGCGGACGCGCTGGCGCGCGCCAAGGTCGACGACACGGTGATCCTCCGGCCGACGGGCACGCACTCGTGGCAGTACTGGGAGCAGGATCTGTACACCACGTGGCCGTCCATCGAGCGGGACCTGAATCGGCGCTGA
- a CDS encoding ATP-dependent Clp protease ATP-binding subunit: MFERFTDRARRVVVLAQEEARMLNHNYIGTEHILLGLIHEGEGVAAKALESLGISLEAVRSQVEEIIGQGQQAPSGHIPFTPRAKKVLELSLREALQLGHNYIGTEHILLGLIREGEGVAAQVLVKLGADLNSVRQQVIQLLSGYQGKEPEAAGTGGRSSDSGTPSTSLVLDQFGRNLTAAAGEGKLDPVIGREKEIERVMQVLSRRTKNNPVLIGEPGVGKTAVVEGLAQAIVSGNVPETLKDKQLYTLDLGSLVAGSRYRGDFEERLKKVLKEINTRGDIILFIDELHQLVGAGAAEGAIDAASILKPKLARGELQTIGATTLDEYRKYIEKDAALERRFQPVQVGEPSVEHTIEILKGLRDRYEQHHKVSISDAALVAAATLADRYINDRFLPDKAIDLIDEAGARMRIRRMTAPPDLREFDDRIADARKEKESAIDAQDFEKAASLRDKEKQLISERSEREKQWRAGDLDVVAEVDDEEIAEVLGNWTGIPVFKLTEEETTRLLRMEDELHKRIIGQEDAVKAVSRAIRRTRAGLKDPKRPSGSFIFAGPSGVGKTELSKALANFLFGEDDALIQIDMGEFHDRFTASRLFGAPPGYVGYDEGGQLTEKVRRKPFSVVLFDEIEKAHPEIYNTLLQVLEDGRLTDGQGRTVDFKNTVLIFTSNLGTRDISKAVGMGFSKDDGSGSNYERMKLKVNDELKKHFRPEFLNRIDDVIVFHQLTQDEIIAMVDLMIGRVEQQLRTKDMELELTEKAKNLLAKRGFDPVLGARPLRRTIQREIEDQLSEKILFNEIGAGQIILVDVEGWDGEDDGEDAKFTFTGTERPREVPDNPVELAKAVEGEAG; this comes from the coding sequence ATGTTCGAACGGTTCACCGACCGCGCACGCCGGGTTGTCGTCCTGGCGCAGGAAGAAGCGCGGATGCTCAATCACAACTACATCGGCACCGAGCACATCCTCCTGGGCCTGATCCACGAGGGTGAGGGTGTCGCCGCCAAGGCGCTGGAGTCGCTGGGCATCTCGCTGGAGGCCGTCCGCAGCCAGGTCGAGGAGATCATCGGCCAGGGGCAGCAGGCGCCGTCCGGGCACATCCCCTTCACCCCGCGCGCCAAGAAGGTGCTCGAGCTGAGCCTCCGCGAGGCGCTGCAGCTCGGCCACAACTACATCGGCACCGAGCACATCCTGCTCGGCCTGATCCGCGAGGGCGAGGGCGTCGCCGCCCAGGTTCTGGTGAAGCTGGGCGCCGACCTCAACAGCGTGCGCCAGCAGGTGATCCAGCTGCTGTCCGGCTACCAGGGCAAGGAGCCGGAGGCCGCGGGCACCGGCGGGCGGTCGTCCGATTCGGGCACCCCGTCGACCTCGCTCGTCCTCGACCAGTTCGGCCGCAACCTGACCGCGGCCGCCGGTGAGGGCAAACTCGACCCGGTCATCGGGCGCGAGAAAGAGATCGAGCGGGTCATGCAGGTGCTGAGCCGCCGCACCAAGAACAACCCCGTGCTGATCGGCGAGCCCGGCGTCGGCAAGACCGCCGTCGTCGAGGGCCTGGCGCAGGCGATCGTCTCCGGCAACGTCCCGGAGACGCTCAAGGACAAGCAGCTGTACACCCTGGACCTCGGTTCGCTGGTGGCCGGCAGCCGCTACCGCGGTGACTTCGAGGAGCGCCTGAAGAAGGTGCTCAAGGAGATCAACACCCGCGGCGACATCATCCTGTTCATCGACGAGCTGCACCAGCTGGTCGGGGCCGGTGCCGCGGAGGGTGCGATCGACGCCGCGTCGATCCTGAAGCCGAAGTTGGCCCGCGGTGAGCTGCAGACCATCGGCGCCACCACGCTCGACGAGTACCGCAAGTACATCGAGAAGGACGCCGCGCTGGAGCGTCGTTTCCAGCCGGTCCAGGTGGGCGAGCCCTCGGTGGAGCACACCATCGAGATCCTCAAGGGCCTGCGCGATCGTTACGAGCAGCACCACAAGGTGTCGATCAGCGACGCGGCCCTGGTTGCCGCGGCCACCCTGGCCGACCGTTACATCAACGACCGCTTCCTGCCGGACAAGGCGATCGACCTCATCGACGAGGCGGGCGCGCGCATGCGCATCCGCCGGATGACCGCGCCGCCGGACCTGCGCGAGTTCGACGACCGGATCGCCGACGCCCGCAAGGAGAAGGAGTCCGCGATCGACGCGCAGGACTTCGAGAAGGCCGCCAGCCTCCGCGACAAGGAGAAGCAGCTCATCTCCGAGCGCTCCGAGCGCGAGAAGCAGTGGCGTGCCGGTGACCTCGACGTCGTCGCCGAGGTGGACGACGAGGAGATCGCCGAGGTGCTGGGCAACTGGACCGGCATCCCGGTGTTCAAGCTCACCGAGGAGGAGACCACCCGTCTGCTCCGCATGGAGGACGAGCTGCACAAGCGGATCATCGGCCAGGAGGACGCCGTCAAGGCGGTCTCGCGGGCGATCCGTCGCACCCGCGCCGGTCTGAAGGACCCCAAGCGCCCGTCCGGCTCATTCATCTTCGCCGGCCCGTCCGGTGTGGGTAAGACCGAGCTGTCCAAGGCCCTGGCGAACTTCCTGTTCGGCGAGGACGACGCGCTCATCCAGATCGACATGGGCGAGTTCCACGACCGCTTCACCGCGTCGCGGCTGTTCGGTGCCCCTCCCGGGTACGTCGGCTACGACGAGGGCGGTCAGCTAACCGAGAAGGTGCGCCGCAAGCCGTTCTCGGTGGTCCTGTTCGACGAGATCGAGAAGGCCCACCCGGAGATCTATAACACCCTGTTGCAGGTGCTCGAGGACGGCCGTCTCACCGACGGCCAGGGCCGCACGGTCGACTTCAAGAACACCGTGCTGATCTTCACCTCGAACCTCGGCACCAGGGACATCTCCAAGGCCGTGGGCATGGGCTTCAGCAAGGACGACGGCAGCGGCTCCAACTACGAGCGGATGAAGCTGAAGGTCAACGACGAGCTGAAGAAGCACTTCCGTCCGGAGTTCCTGAACCGCATCGACGACGTCATCGTCTTCCACCAGCTGACGCAGGACGAGATCATCGCGATGGTCGACCTGATGATCGGCCGCGTGGAGCAGCAGCTGCGGACCAAGGACATGGAGCTGGAGCTGACCGAGAAGGCCAAGAACCTCCTCGCCAAGCGCGGTTTCGATCCGGTGCTCGGTGCGCGCCCGCTGCGTCGCACCATCCAGCGGGAGATCGAGGACCAGCTGTCCGAGAAGATCCTGTTCAACGAGATCGGCGCCGGTCAGATCATCCTGGTCGACGTCGAAGGCTGGGACGGCGAGGACGACGGCGAGGACGCCAAGTTCACCTTCACCGGAACCGAGCGTCCGCGCGAGGTGCCGGACAACCCGGTCGAGCTGGCCAAGGCCGTGGAGGGCGAAGCCGGCTGA
- the kstR gene encoding cholesterol catabolism transcriptional regulator KstR — translation MAASGPSNADTTAPAPPAGTPTSGAEVGSAAQRERRRRILDATLALASKGGYDAVQMRTVADKAEVAVGTLYRYFPSKVHLLVTALARELERVEGRVDRTQLPGDTPIERLGNVLDMITYAMQRDPLLTEAMTRAFMFADASAAGEVDRVATTIDRLLAGAMLDPADPTVEPTENELAIARVISDVWMSNLVQWLTRRASATDVTNRMAQTVRLLLDH, via the coding sequence ATGGCCGCTTCCGGACCCAGCAACGCCGACACCACCGCCCCGGCTCCGCCGGCCGGAACGCCGACGTCGGGTGCCGAGGTCGGCTCCGCCGCCCAGCGCGAACGACGCCGCCGCATCCTGGACGCGACACTCGCACTGGCCTCCAAGGGCGGCTACGACGCCGTGCAGATGCGCACCGTCGCCGACAAGGCCGAGGTGGCCGTCGGCACCCTGTACCGCTACTTCCCGTCCAAGGTGCACCTGCTGGTCACCGCACTGGCGCGCGAACTGGAACGCGTCGAGGGCCGGGTGGACCGTACCCAGCTGCCCGGCGACACCCCGATCGAGCGACTCGGCAACGTCCTCGACATGATCACCTACGCCATGCAGCGCGACCCGCTGCTCACCGAGGCCATGACCCGCGCCTTCATGTTCGCCGACGCATCGGCCGCCGGCGAGGTGGACCGGGTGGCGACCACCATCGACCGGCTGCTGGCCGGCGCGATGCTCGACCCCGCCGATCCCACCGTGGAGCCGACCGAGAACGAACTCGCGATCGCCCGGGTGATCTCGGACGTGTGGATGTCAAACCTCGTGCAGTGGCTCACCCGCCGCGCCTCGGCGACCGATGTGACCAATCGCATGGCTCAGACGGTGCGTCTGCTGCTCGATCACTGA
- a CDS encoding M18 family aminopeptidase: protein MIATSATAEGLGAFIDASPSPFAVCASVAAELETAGYRRLYETEAFDEAAGRRYVIRGGSLIAWNADGVAGHDAPLWIVGGHTDSPNLRLKQHPDRRSESLATVALEPYGGAWLNSWLDRDLGLSGRLAYDDGGAVRHALVTIDEPILRVPQLAIHLSEDRKGVQLDPQRHVDAVRGIADSRPIVEWVAERAGLVPGSVLGWELMTHDVTPSRLIGTDRELLSAPRLDNQTTCYAGLRALLAAAPGSGIPMLALFDHEEVGSGSERGAASDFLVTVCERLVGALGGTRDDFLRVMASSLHVSGDMAHGTHPNYPERHEPGHRIDLGGGPVLKVNQNLRYASDAIGEAEFALACRTAGVPLQRYVHRADLPCGSTIGPLTATRTGLRTVDVGAPQLAMHSCRELMAAADVPMYSAALQAFLAR from the coding sequence ATGATCGCCACCTCCGCCACCGCCGAGGGGCTGGGCGCCTTCATCGACGCCTCGCCCTCCCCGTTCGCGGTCTGCGCGAGCGTCGCCGCGGAACTGGAGACCGCCGGATACCGCCGGTTGTACGAGACGGAGGCGTTCGACGAAGCGGCGGGACGCCGGTACGTGATCCGCGGCGGGTCGCTGATCGCGTGGAACGCCGACGGCGTTGCCGGGCACGACGCGCCGCTGTGGATCGTCGGCGGCCACACCGACAGCCCGAACCTGCGGCTCAAGCAGCACCCGGACCGGCGCAGCGAGTCTCTTGCGACCGTCGCGCTCGAACCGTACGGCGGCGCGTGGCTGAATTCGTGGCTCGACCGCGACCTCGGACTCTCCGGCCGTCTCGCCTACGACGACGGCGGCGCGGTGAGACACGCCCTGGTGACCATCGACGAGCCGATCCTGCGGGTGCCGCAACTGGCGATCCACCTGTCCGAGGACCGCAAGGGCGTGCAGCTCGACCCGCAGCGGCACGTCGACGCGGTGCGCGGCATCGCCGACTCGCGGCCGATCGTCGAGTGGGTGGCCGAGCGTGCCGGCCTGGTGCCCGGCAGCGTCCTGGGCTGGGAACTGATGACGCACGACGTGACGCCCTCGCGGCTGATCGGCACCGACCGCGAACTGCTCAGCGCACCGCGGCTGGACAATCAGACCACCTGCTACGCGGGTCTGCGGGCGCTGCTCGCCGCGGCGCCGGGCTCGGGCATCCCGATGCTGGCGCTGTTCGACCATGAGGAGGTCGGTTCGGGTTCCGAACGCGGTGCGGCCTCGGACTTCCTGGTGACCGTGTGCGAGCGGCTGGTCGGCGCGCTGGGCGGCACCCGCGACGACTTCCTGCGGGTGATGGCGTCGAGCCTGCACGTCTCTGGCGACATGGCGCACGGCACCCACCCCAACTATCCCGAGCGGCACGAACCCGGCCACCGGATCGACCTCGGCGGCGGCCCGGTGCTCAAGGTGAACCAGAACCTCCGCTACGCCTCCGACGCGATCGGCGAGGCCGAGTTCGCGCTGGCGTGTCGTACCGCGGGCGTGCCGCTGCAGCGGTATGTGCACCGCGCCGACCTGCCGTGCGGCTCCACGATCGGCCCGCTCACCGCCACCCGCACGGGTCTGCGCACCGTCGACGTCGGCGCCCCGCAACTGGCGATGCATTCGTGTCGTGAACTGATGGCCGCCGCCGACGTCCCGATGTACTCCGCGGCGCTGCAGGCCTTCCTCGCGCGCTAG